The Sinorhizobium alkalisoli genomic interval TCTTTCCGCCATTTCGTAGAAACGTTTGAGCGTGTGGACCTCGCCGTGCCACAGTGGGTTTTCGGTCTCGTTGTTGGTCTCCGCCAAGACGAGCGAGAGGTCTGATTTGCGCAGGATTGCGGCCCCGAACACCTTGTTGCCGGCCGCGACGCCCTTTTCGGTGAGCGGCAATATGTCCTTCTCGATGACCGTCAGCAGGCGCTCGGCCATTTCATGTCGCTTCATGGCTTGAGTTCTCCCGTGCCACCCGCCGGCATTTAACGGAGGTCGGGGCTATGGCGCAATGGCAGCCGCGGCTGCCGGAGATATTTGCTCAAAAAGATTGGCTGTCGAGCAAAACAATACGTGCCCGCAAAGCCATAGAAATTTCTGTTTCTTCAATTGGCAGCGGCTATGAGGGATATTCGCCGCAGCCTGTAGAAGGAGCCGTCCTCTCGCCATGTCACAACAACTGTCCGTGTTTCCGGCATTTTTTCGCGTCGCGCAGAAGCGCGTGGCGGTGTTCGGCAATGGTGACGAGGCGTTTGCCAAGGTACGGTTGCTGTTGAACACCGAGGCGCGGATCGTTGCCTATGCGGACCAGCCGGAGTCGGCCTTCGAGAAGTTCCTGAACGAGAAGGGCATCGAGACCGTTCGTGAAGGCTTTGCCGCCGATCAGGTGGAAGGCTCCGCGCTCGTCTTTGCCGCAACCGGTGATGCCGCTGCCGACCGGGTGATCGTGACCGCCGCACGGGTTGAGAGAATTCCGGCGAATGCCGTCGATCAGCCGGACTATTGCGACTTCCTGACGCCCGCGCTCGTCAATCGCGCGCCGGTCGCCGTTGCAATCGGCACCGAGGGGGCGGGCCCGGTCCTGGCGCAGATGATCCGCGCACAGATCGACCAATTGCTGTCCCCGTCGCTTGGGCTTGTCGCATCGCTGGCTGCGACCTATCGCGAAGCGGTCGACCGCCTCGTGCCGCGCGGCGTCGCGCGGCGGGTGTTTTGGCGGCGCTTCTTTTCGGGGGCGGTCTCCGATCACGTAGCCGCCGGCGATCTTGCTTCCGCCAGCCGCGAGGCCGCGCGCCTGTTGATTGCGGCCGGAGATGTGCCTGGCCATGTCTGGCTTGTCGGTGCCGGGCCGGGAGCGGAGGATCTGCTGACGCTGAGAGCGCAGCGCGTCATGATGGAGGCGGACGTCATCGTCTATGATGCGCTGGTTCCGCAGGCGATCGTCGATATGGGGCGTCGCGACGCCGAGCGTCTGTCCGTCGGCAAGCGCAAGGGATGTCATACCAAGTCGCAGGACGAGATCAATCACCTGCTGGTGAAGCTTGCCGGCGAAGGCAAGCGCGTGGTGCGGCTGAAATCCGGCGATCCGCTGATCTTCGGCCGTGCCGGAGAGGAAATGGCTGCCTTGCGCGAGGCCGGCATCAGCTACGAAATCGTGCCGGGAATCACCTCGGCCTTTGCTGCTGCGGCGGATTTCGAGTTGCCGCTGACGCTGCGCGGCGTCGCATCCTCGCTGGTCTTCACCACGGGACACGACCTCGCCGGCGACGTTCTGCCCGACTGGGCGCGACTTGCTGTTTCCGGCGCGACGATAGCCGTCTATATGGGGCGCACGGTGGCGGCTTCGGTGGCGGGCCGGCTGATGAAGGCGGGGCTTGCGCCCGAGACGACGGTGGCGGTGATCGAGAATGCCAGCCGCGCCGAGCGCCGGTTGCTGCACGGGACCCTTGTAGATCTTCCGGGCCTCGAGAACCGCACGGAACTCGACGGTCCGGTGATGGTGATCATTGGCGACGCCGTCGCCGGCGCGAATTTCGAACGCTCGGAGCCACTGGTTGCCGCCAAGCGCCAGGTTTTCGAGGCGGAGAAGCGCGTAGAACAGATTGGGAATTGAGGACGACGCGATGGTGGACAAGGTTTTGACGGCGAATCGTTTAGGCGACGGCATATCCGTCTGGCTCGACGCTTCCGGCAAGTGGGTGGAGTCGCTCCAGGACGCGTTCATCGCCCGCCATGCGGAGGCGGTCGCCGCTCTCGAGACGACCGGCAAGCGTTCCTTCGATGCCAATGAGGTCGTCGACGTGAATGTCGTCGACGTCGAGGTGGTCGACGGTGTGCTCCGCCCGCTGCGCATGCGCGAGCGCATTCGGGCCGAGGGGCCGTCGATTGCCTATGCGCCCGGATATGACGGGCTTGCCGGCCCCAAGAATGTTGCTGCCTGAGGACCCGATCACCCATGTATCGCTACGACGAATTTGACCACTCCTTCGTATCCGCACGCGTCGAGCAGTTCCGTGACCAGGTCCAGCGGCGGCTTTCCGGCGAACTCGCCGAAGATGCCTTCAAGCCGCTTCGGCTGATGAACGGCGTATACCTGCAGCTTCACGCCTATATGCTGCGCGTCGCCATCCCCTACGGCACGCTGTCGAGCCGGCAGATGCGCATGCTCGCGCATATCGCCCGAAAATACGACCGCGGCTACGGCCATTTCACCACGCGCCAGAACATCCAGTACAACTGGCCGCGCCTTTCCGACACGCCCGACATCCTCGCGGAGCTTGCAAGCGTCGAGATGCATGCCCTGCAGACCTCCGGCAATTGCATTCGCAACGTTACGGCGGATCATTTCGCGGGTGCTGCGGCCGACGAGGTCGCCGATCCGCGGCCCTACGCCGAAATCCTCCGGCAATGGTCGAGCGTCCATCCGGAGTTCTCCTTCTTGCCGCGCAAGTTCAAGATTGCCGTCACCGGCGCCGAGCGTGATCGCGCCGCGATCCAGGTGCATGATATCGGCCTGCATCTGAAGAAGGACGGGGATGGCAAGCTTGGTTTCGCCGTCTATGTCGGGGGCGGGCAGGGCCGTACCCCGATGATCGCCAAGAAGATCCGCGACTTTCTGCCGGAAGAGGACCTTCTCTCCTACACGACGGCGATCATGCGCGTTTACAACCTCTATGGCCGTCGCGACAACAAGTACAAGGCGCGCATCAAGATCCTGGTGCATGAAACCGGCACGGAGGAACTGGCACGCCAGGTCGAATCCGAATTCGCCAGCCTCAAGGACACCGAACTGAAGCTGCCGGACGCCGACATCCAGGCGATCGCCGCCTATTTTGCGCCGCCGGCACTGCCGGAAAGGCAGGAAGGTTGGGGCAATCTGGCCCGCTGGAAGAAGGCCGATCCGGCCTTCGATCAATGGGTGCGCCAGAACGTACAGCCGCACAAGCACCCGGATTACGGCATGGTGACGATCTCGCTGAAGCCGATCGGCGGCATTCCGGGCGACGCGACCGACGCGCAGATGGATGTGGTTGCCGATATCGCCGAGGAATACGCCTTCGATGAGATCCGTGTCAGCCACGAGCAGAACCTGATCCTGCCGCATGTGGCTCTGGCGGACCTGGAACCGGTCTACCGCGCGCTCGTCGCCGCCCGGCTTGCGACGGCCAATGCGGGGTTAATCACGGATATCATCGCCTGTCCCGGCCTTGACTACTGCGCACTTGCCAATGCACGTTCGATCCCGATTGCCCAGGAGATTTCGAACCGTTTCGGCGCGCCCGAGCGGCAGGCCGAGATCGGCGAACTGAAGATCAAGATCTCCGGCTGCATCAATGCCTGCGGCCACCACCATGTCGGTCATATCGGCCTCCTGGGTGTCGAAAAGAAGGGCGCGGAACTCTATCAGATCACGCTGGGTGGGTCGGGAGACGAAAACACATCGATCGGCGAGATCATCGGACGCGGCTTCGAGCCGGAGAAGGTGACGGACGCCGTGGAGACGATCGTCGACACCTATCTCGGCCTGCGCCGGGACAAGTCGGAGACGTTCCTCGAAGCCTATCGCCGTGTGGGGCCGCAGCCGTTCAAGGATGCGCTCTACGGCGGCGCCCAGGAAGCCGCGTGACGGAAACCGCTGAACAGGAATGAAACGATGACGAAAATCTGGAAGGAAAGCGGTTTCGTGAACGATGATCCCTGGGTCATCGAGACCGAGGAGGCAAAGGCGGGGTCGAACGAAAAAGCGATCGTCGGCCTCGACGCATTCTTGGAGCAGACCGCGGCCGGCGCATCGGGCCTTGGCGTATTGATTTCGCCCGCCGACGACGTGACCCGCCTGACGCCGCATCTCGACCGTGTCGCGCTTGTTGCTGTCGCCTTTCCGGCCTTCAACGACGGCCGGGCCTTCAGCCATGCCTCGCTGCTGCGGACGCGGCTTGGCTATGCGGGTGAAATCCGCGCCGTCGGAGACGTGCTGATCGACCAGATCCCGCTGATGCTGCGCTGCGGCATCGAGAGCTTCGCGGTCACCAATGCGACGGCGCTCAAGCGGCTCGCGGAAGGGAGGCTGCCGGGCATATCCAACCACTACCAGCCGACGGCAAAGCCCAGTGCGAACGCCAATTCCTACAGCTGGCGCCGGGTCTCCTGAAAAAATCGGCCCGCGACAGAGTGAAGCAAGGCGAAATCCTCCAAAGCGGCCTATATTTGGAAGGGAATTGCTTTCAATCGGCCGAGCCTTGGAATATCCGCTTGGACTTGGTAGAAAGCGTCACCATTACAGGACTGAAGCCATATGAATGCTCCGGCAAAAAAGGAAGATTTCACGGTCCAGGCTCCGGCGGGTGTCTTCTTGGAGACGGTCACGAGCGTCGAGCACTACACGGACCGGCTCTTCCGCTTTCGCATGACACGCCCGCAGGAGTTTCGCTTCCGCTCCGGTGAGTTTGCCATGATCGGCCTCATGGTCGGCGACAAGCCGATCTATCGTGCCTATTCCGTTGCCAGCCCGGCATGGGATGAGGAACTCGAGTTTTTCTCGATCAAGGTACCGGACGGCCCGCTGACCTCACACCTGCAGAAGATCAAGGCCGGCGACCAGGTGTTGATGCGCAAGAAGCCGACGGGCACGCTGGTGCTGGACGCCCTCGTGCCCGGGCGCCGGCTCTACATGTTCTCGACCGGAACCGGCATTGCTCCCTTCGCGAGCCTGATCCGCGACCCGGAAACCTACGAGAAGTTCGAGGAGGTCATCCTCACGCATACCTGCCGCGACGTGGCGGAACTGAAATACGGCTTCGACCTCGTCCAGGAGATCCGCAATCACGAGTTCCTGAACGAAATCGTCGGCGACAAGCTGCGCCATTACGCCACGGTTACGCGCGAGGATTACCCGTTCAAGGGCCGCATT includes:
- the cysG gene encoding siroheme synthase CysG → MSQQLSVFPAFFRVAQKRVAVFGNGDEAFAKVRLLLNTEARIVAYADQPESAFEKFLNEKGIETVREGFAADQVEGSALVFAATGDAAADRVIVTAARVERIPANAVDQPDYCDFLTPALVNRAPVAVAIGTEGAGPVLAQMIRAQIDQLLSPSLGLVASLAATYREAVDRLVPRGVARRVFWRRFFSGAVSDHVAAGDLASASREAARLLIAAGDVPGHVWLVGAGPGAEDLLTLRAQRVMMEADVIVYDALVPQAIVDMGRRDAERLSVGKRKGCHTKSQDEINHLLVKLAGEGKRVVRLKSGDPLIFGRAGEEMAALREAGISYEIVPGITSAFAAAADFELPLTLRGVASSLVFTTGHDLAGDVLPDWARLAVSGATIAVYMGRTVAASVAGRLMKAGLAPETTVAVIENASRAERRLLHGTLVDLPGLENRTELDGPVMVIIGDAVAGANFERSEPLVAAKRQVFEAEKRVEQIGN
- a CDS encoding DUF2849 domain-containing protein; protein product: MVDKVLTANRLGDGISVWLDASGKWVESLQDAFIARHAEAVAALETTGKRSFDANEVVDVNVVDVEVVDGVLRPLRMRERIRAEGPSIAYAPGYDGLAGPKNVAA
- a CDS encoding nitrite/sulfite reductase, with translation MYRYDEFDHSFVSARVEQFRDQVQRRLSGELAEDAFKPLRLMNGVYLQLHAYMLRVAIPYGTLSSRQMRMLAHIARKYDRGYGHFTTRQNIQYNWPRLSDTPDILAELASVEMHALQTSGNCIRNVTADHFAGAAADEVADPRPYAEILRQWSSVHPEFSFLPRKFKIAVTGAERDRAAIQVHDIGLHLKKDGDGKLGFAVYVGGGQGRTPMIAKKIRDFLPEEDLLSYTTAIMRVYNLYGRRDNKYKARIKILVHETGTEELARQVESEFASLKDTELKLPDADIQAIAAYFAPPALPERQEGWGNLARWKKADPAFDQWVRQNVQPHKHPDYGMVTISLKPIGGIPGDATDAQMDVVADIAEEYAFDEIRVSHEQNLILPHVALADLEPVYRALVAARLATANAGLITDIIACPGLDYCALANARSIPIAQEISNRFGAPERQAEIGELKIKISGCINACGHHHVGHIGLLGVEKKGAELYQITLGGSGDENTSIGEIIGRGFEPEKVTDAVETIVDTYLGLRRDKSETFLEAYRRVGPQPFKDALYGGAQEAA
- a CDS encoding ferredoxin--NADP reductase — translated: MNAPAKKEDFTVQAPAGVFLETVTSVEHYTDRLFRFRMTRPQEFRFRSGEFAMIGLMVGDKPIYRAYSVASPAWDEELEFFSIKVPDGPLTSHLQKIKAGDQVLMRKKPTGTLVLDALVPGRRLYMFSTGTGIAPFASLIRDPETYEKFEEVILTHTCRDVAELKYGFDLVQEIRNHEFLNEIVGDKLRHYATVTREDYPFKGRITDLMTNGKFFADLGLPPLDPAIDRGMICGSTAMLKDTKEILEAAGLTEGANNKPAEFVIERAFVG
- a CDS encoding DUF934 domain-containing protein translates to MTKIWKESGFVNDDPWVIETEEAKAGSNEKAIVGLDAFLEQTAAGASGLGVLISPADDVTRLTPHLDRVALVAVAFPAFNDGRAFSHASLLRTRLGYAGEIRAVGDVLIDQIPLMLRCGIESFAVTNATALKRLAEGRLPGISNHYQPTAKPSANANSYSWRRVS